A genome region from Triticum aestivum cultivar Chinese Spring chromosome 2B, IWGSC CS RefSeq v2.1, whole genome shotgun sequence includes the following:
- the LOC123047135 gene encoding uncharacterized vacuolar membrane protein YML018C, translated as MGPNLKYRAGLVLIVAVVLIWVTSAEVTQGIFANYKQPFAITYLGASLMVIYIPLAFLKDFIYRLLRRNSGSSKASKIASKSSFGGSAPLKNGEFHKMLEMEPQKTVVIKITDVDLPVLEETKPLICGIGECEGEVLKEQQLSTKEIAIYGLYLCPIWFVTEYLSNAALARTSVASTTVLSSTSGLFTLFIGVLLGQDSINAAKVIAVFVSMAGVAMTTMGQTWATDESEVSNSGATQRTLLGDMFGLMSAMSYGLFTVLLKKFAGGEGSEKVDVQKLFGFLGLFSLCLLWWLVWPLTALGIEPKFTMPHSAKVDEVVLANGLIGSVLSDYFWALSVVWTNPLVATLGMSLTIPLAMVADMVIHGRHYSAVYIFGSVQVFSGFVIANLADRVSRFLGL; from the exons ATGGGTCCCAACCTCAAGTACCGGGCCGGGCTGGTCCTCATCGTCGCCGTCGTGCTCATATGGGTCACCTCCGCCGAGGTCACGCAG GGGATATTCGCTAACTACAAGCAACCATTTGCAATTACTTACTTGGGGGCCTCCCTTATGGTCATCTACATCCCGTTGGCATTTCTCAAGGATTTTATATACAGATTGTTGAGAAGGAATTCTGGAAGCAGCAAAGCCTCAAAAATCGCGAGCAAATCTTCCTTTGGCGGCAGCGCTCCTCTGAAGAATGGTGAATTTCACAAGATGCTCGAAATGGAACCACAGAAAACCGTGGTGATAAAAATTACTGATGTGGACCTTCCTGTACTAGAAGAGACGAAACCGCTTATTTGTGGAATTGGTGAATGTGAGGGTGAGGTTTTGAAGGAGCAACAGCTTTCCACCAAGGAGATTGCAATTTATGGGTTGTATCTTTGTCCCATATGGTTTGTTACAGAG TATTTGTCAAATGCTGCACTTGCAAGAACTAGTGTGGCAAGCACTACTGTACTATCTTCAACTTCGGGGCTCTTCACCCTTTTCATTGGTGTGCTACTTGGCCAAGATTCCATAAATGCTGCCAAAGTTATTGCTGTTTTTGTTAGCATGGCCGGTGTAGCAATGACAACTATGGGCCAGACTTGGGCAACAGATGAATCAGAAGTAAGCAATTCAGG GGCCACACAGAGGACTCTTCTAGGTGACATGTTTGGTCTTATGTCAGCTATGTCATATGGTCTATTCACTG TGCTTCTCAAAAAGTTTGCTGGAGGAGAAGGATCAGAAAAGGTTGATGTCCAAAAACTGTTTGGTTTTCTCGGACTTTTCAGTCTCTGTCTTCTCTGGTGGCTTG TGTGGCCATTAACTGCACTTGGCATTGAGCCAAAGTTTACAATGCCCCACTCAGCTAAAGTGGATGAAGTGGTGCTGGCAAATGGCCTTATTGGGAGCGTGCTATCGGACTACTTCTG GGCTCTTTCCGTGGTTTGGACTAATCCCTTGGTGGCCACGTTAGGCATGTCGCTCACAATTCCACTAGCAATGGTTGCTGACATGGTCATCCACGGTCGACATTATTCAGCAGTCTACATTTTTGGCTCTGTCCAG GTATTTTCTGGGTTCGTCATCGCCAACCTTGCCGACCGCGTTTCACGTTTCTTAGGTCTATAG